The Paenibacillus sp. FSL R7-0204 genome includes a region encoding these proteins:
- a CDS encoding diaminopimelate dehydrogenase, with the protein MTSTIRVGIVGYGNLGKGVQQAIEQNSDMELVAIFTRRDPQQLADITGTRTEHISAAEQYIGKIDVMILCGGSATDLPEQTPQLARLFNTVDSFDTHAKIPDFFAAVDKSAREGGSVSVISTGWDPGMFSMNRLLMQSILPVGEDYTFWGTGVSQGHSDAIRRVPGVKAGVQYTVPVQEVIDSIRGGETPQLSTREKHRRECYVVAEAGADLDAITRTIVEMPNYFADYDTTVQFITDEELAAEHSGMPHGGFVIRSGVTGGGSKQIAEFGLKLDSNPEFTASVLAAYARAAVRLKQEGQTGAKTVFDIPLGHLSPRSAEELRRELL; encoded by the coding sequence ATGACATCAACCATTAGAGTAGGCATCGTCGGATACGGAAATTTGGGTAAAGGGGTACAACAGGCCATTGAGCAGAACTCCGATATGGAGCTGGTAGCCATATTCACCCGCAGAGATCCGCAGCAGCTGGCAGACATCACAGGAACGCGCACCGAGCACATCTCAGCCGCCGAGCAGTACATAGGCAAGATTGATGTAATGATTCTGTGCGGCGGTTCCGCAACAGATCTGCCGGAGCAGACTCCGCAGCTGGCCCGGTTATTCAATACGGTGGACAGCTTTGACACTCATGCCAAAATCCCTGATTTCTTCGCTGCGGTGGACAAGTCTGCCCGCGAAGGCGGCAGCGTAAGTGTGATCTCCACCGGCTGGGACCCGGGCATGTTCTCTATGAACCGGCTGCTGATGCAGTCCATCCTGCCGGTAGGCGAAGATTATACGTTCTGGGGTACAGGAGTCAGCCAGGGGCATTCGGATGCGATCCGCCGGGTTCCCGGTGTCAAGGCAGGCGTGCAATATACCGTGCCGGTCCAGGAGGTTATTGACAGCATTCGCGGAGGCGAGACCCCGCAGCTGTCCACCCGCGAGAAGCACCGCCGGGAATGCTACGTAGTGGCTGAAGCAGGAGCTGACCTCGATGCCATTACCCGGACGATTGTGGAGATGCCGAACTATTTCGCCGATTACGACACAACGGTTCAATTCATTACGGACGAGGAGCTTGCTGCTGAGCATTCAGGGATGCCGCATGGCGGCTTCGTCATCCGCAGCGGAGTGACCGGAGGCGGAAGCAAACAGATCGCCGAATTCGGGCTGAAGCTGGACAGCAACCCGGAATTCACCGCCAGCGTCCTGGCCGCCTATGCCCGCGCTGCTGTGCGTCTGAAGCAGGAAGGCCAGACAGGAGCTAAGACGGTATTCGACATTCCGCTCGGCCACCTGTCCCCAAGATCGGCAGAGGAGCTGCGGCGCGAGCTGCTGTAG
- a CDS encoding FAD-binding oxidoreductase — MNSATKLTGRVIYKGDPGYEAARKNWDPHTDRFPKVFVFAQKTQDVANAIKWANEHRIPIRPRGGRHALEVNLSQVNGGIVIDVSEMNSIKLSRKTGTAVVGAGNTVGRIAHTLARKGYMAPFGDSPTVGIGGITLGGGIGPLQRTLGLVSDNLVELEMVDAKGRIVIANKKSNTDLLWASRGGGGGNFGVCTRYKFKVRPAPATATVFRITWPWGQFEKVLKTWQRWAPAVNTRLGSELSIGPKKGGNVSMLGLFLGSKAEAVRLLKPITSVGTPKIQTIRSLPYPQAVSFLLAPDPVQTQRFSNQFSSAFARKPFPDQAFKPMREFLEKVEGKDAGFFFLNWGGAVSRKSPKSTAFYWRKAKFYVEWNSSWIKKSDAAKNIFYVRNTRRKLQPFIVGSYINVPDQGIKHSGPVYYGTNYARLRRVKAKYDPGNVFNNPQSIPPARIKS, encoded by the coding sequence GTGAACTCAGCAACGAAGCTTACCGGACGCGTCATCTACAAAGGTGATCCGGGTTATGAGGCCGCGCGCAAAAATTGGGACCCGCATACCGACAGATTCCCCAAAGTATTCGTGTTCGCACAGAAGACGCAGGATGTAGCCAATGCTATCAAATGGGCCAACGAGCACCGGATTCCCATCCGGCCCAGAGGCGGCAGACATGCACTGGAGGTCAATCTGTCCCAGGTGAACGGCGGCATCGTCATTGATGTCAGTGAAATGAACAGCATTAAGCTAAGCCGCAAAACCGGGACAGCCGTCGTCGGAGCCGGAAACACAGTGGGGAGAATCGCCCATACGCTTGCCCGGAAGGGGTATATGGCGCCTTTCGGGGACAGTCCTACCGTTGGCATCGGCGGCATTACACTGGGCGGCGGCATCGGCCCGCTTCAGCGTACCCTTGGGCTCGTCAGCGATAATCTGGTGGAGCTTGAAATGGTCGATGCCAAGGGCAGAATTGTTATTGCAAATAAGAAAAGTAATACCGATCTGCTCTGGGCTTCCCGTGGCGGCGGCGGAGGCAACTTCGGTGTGTGCACTCGTTACAAATTCAAAGTACGCCCGGCTCCTGCCACAGCAACGGTATTCCGCATCACCTGGCCCTGGGGCCAGTTCGAGAAGGTCCTTAAGACCTGGCAGCGCTGGGCTCCCGCCGTGAATACCAGACTGGGCAGCGAATTATCCATCGGTCCCAAAAAAGGCGGAAATGTTAGCATGCTGGGACTATTCCTCGGATCTAAGGCTGAGGCTGTCCGCCTCTTGAAGCCCATTACAAGTGTAGGAACCCCTAAGATCCAAACGATCCGTTCCCTGCCTTACCCGCAAGCGGTCAGCTTCTTGTTAGCTCCCGATCCGGTTCAGACTCAGCGCTTCAGCAACCAGTTCTCCAGCGCCTTCGCAAGGAAACCGTTCCCGGATCAGGCATTCAAGCCGATGCGTGAGTTCCTGGAGAAGGTGGAGGGGAAAGACGCCGGGTTCTTTTTCCTCAACTGGGGTGGGGCTGTAAGCCGTAAATCTCCTAAATCTACTGCCTTCTACTGGCGAAAGGCCAAATTCTACGTGGAGTGGAACAGCTCATGGATCAAGAAATCGGATGCCGCCAAAAATATATTCTACGTCCGCAACACCCGCCGCAAGCTGCAGCCTTTCATCGTGGGAAGCTACATCAACGTGCCTGACCAGGGCATCAAGCATTCCGGCCCGGTCTATTATGGAACGAACTATGCCAGATTACGCAGAGTCAAGGCGAAATATGATCCCGGGAATGTGTTCAACAATCCGCAGAGTATCCCGCCAGCCCGCATCAAGAGCTGA